From a region of the Synechococcus sp. PCC 7502 genome:
- a CDS encoding pentapeptide repeat-containing protein, whose amino-acid sequence MKLKPILLTLALLTCGYSQYSQSQVAIAENLENINRALSTNKCQSCDLRTSNLVYAKLSGADLSFSSLREANLSRADLSFANLRNVDFRGASLLGANLNGADLSGANLSSVDLSGVNFSNANLQGANFSGSDLRRAFFGGANLTGVNFSNAFLRGAVGIPIDAVSPEEYYAWATDEDKKGNHRLAIEYFNKAVVVDPKYALAYMGRAISLRQIGDVDSAIQDSDRAAALFEAQGDQKGTKLAKDLTEVMKNPPGAPGSSFGDVLTNIGSLFLQFLLR is encoded by the coding sequence ATGAAACTAAAGCCAATCCTACTAACGTTAGCTCTCCTCACCTGTGGTTATAGCCAATATAGTCAAAGTCAAGTGGCGATCGCCGAAAATCTTGAGAATATTAATCGAGCATTATCTACCAATAAATGTCAAAGTTGCGATTTAAGGACTTCCAATTTAGTTTATGCCAAACTTTCAGGGGCAGACTTGAGCTTTTCTAGCTTACGGGAAGCAAATTTGAGCCGAGCCGATTTAAGCTTTGCTAACTTACGCAATGTGGATTTTCGGGGCGCATCATTACTTGGTGCTAATTTAAATGGAGCAGATTTAAGTGGGGCAAATTTAAGTAGTGTTGATTTGAGCGGTGTAAATTTTAGTAACGCTAACTTACAGGGTGCTAATTTTAGTGGTTCCGATCTAAGGCGAGCATTTTTCGGTGGGGCGAATTTGACTGGGGTTAACTTTTCTAATGCCTTTTTAAGGGGGGCAGTTGGTATTCCCATTGATGCCGTTAGCCCTGAAGAATACTATGCTTGGGCAACCGATGAAGACAAAAAAGGCAATCACCGTCTGGCAATTGAATATTTTAATAAAGCTGTAGTCGTTGATCCTAAGTATGCCCTTGCCTACATGGGGCGGGCGATTTCTCTTAGACAAATTGGTGATGTGGATTCGGCAATTCAGGACTCAGATCGGGCTGCGGCTTTGTTTGAAGCTCAAGGTGATCAAAAAGGCACAAAATTGGCAAAGGATTTAACAGAGGTGATGAAAAATCCCCCCGGTGCGCCTGGCAGTAGTTTTGGAGATGTTCTTACTAACATAGGTTCTCTATTCCTGCAATTTTTACTCAGATAA
- the glcD gene encoding glycolate oxidase subunit GlcD: MLTTPKSQSNSPQISQKINSQEINWQPIIKEFEAILGKKNVVRTREDLVAYECDGLTSYKQQPALVVLPRSTQEVSEVLKVCDRYGIAFVARGAGTGLSGGALPIQNCVLIVTALMKRILEVDLENQRVIVQPGVINNWVTQAVSGAGFYYAPDPSSQIICSIGGNIAENSGGVHCLKYGVTTNHVLGLKVVLPNGDIIDVGGKIPEMPGYDLTGLFVGSEGTLGITTEITLKILKTPEAVHVLLADFESVEAAASTVSDIISAGIIPAGMEMMDNMSINAVEDTVASGCYPRDAEVILLIEIDGLAVEVAEYAIQVEAIARKNGARNITTAIEPEQRLKLWKGRKAAFAAMGKLSPDYYVQDGVIPRTKLPFVLAEIAALGDLHGYKVANVFHAGDGNLHPLILYDNSQHGALEKVETLGGEILKLCVRVGGSISGEHGIGADKKCYMPEMFNKADLETMQWIRQVFDPKNIANPGKVLPSPRTCGEGAKPLTSHSQFPEIPRF, from the coding sequence ATGCTGACTACTCCTAAATCACAATCTAATTCTCCTCAGATTTCTCAGAAAATTAATTCTCAGGAAATTAACTGGCAACCAATTATCAAAGAGTTTGAAGCAATTCTGGGCAAAAAAAATGTGGTTCGTACCCGTGAAGATTTAGTTGCCTATGAATGTGATGGCTTAACTAGCTATAAACAGCAGCCAGCCTTAGTGGTTTTGCCTAGGTCAACCCAAGAGGTATCAGAGGTTTTAAAGGTGTGCGATCGCTATGGCATTGCTTTTGTGGCTAGGGGTGCAGGTACAGGTTTATCAGGGGGAGCTTTACCGATTCAAAATTGCGTGCTGATTGTTACAGCCTTGATGAAGCGAATTTTAGAAGTGGATTTGGAAAACCAGCGAGTTATAGTCCAGCCGGGGGTAATTAATAACTGGGTCACTCAAGCTGTTAGTGGGGCAGGGTTTTACTATGCGCCTGATCCTTCTAGTCAAATTATCTGTTCGATTGGGGGCAATATTGCCGAAAACTCTGGAGGTGTGCATTGCCTAAAATATGGAGTCACAACTAATCACGTTTTGGGCTTAAAAGTAGTTCTCCCCAATGGGGACATTATTGATGTCGGTGGTAAAATTCCCGAAATGCCCGGTTATGATCTCACGGGTTTATTTGTTGGTTCCGAAGGTACCTTAGGTATTACTACGGAAATTACTCTAAAGATTCTGAAAACTCCTGAAGCAGTACATGTACTTTTAGCTGATTTTGAGAGTGTTGAAGCTGCAGCCAGCACAGTTTCTGACATTATCAGTGCGGGTATTATTCCTGCGGGTATGGAAATGATGGATAACATGAGTATTAATGCTGTAGAAGATACTGTTGCCTCTGGTTGCTATCCCCGTGATGCGGAAGTAATTCTACTTATAGAAATAGATGGATTAGCTGTGGAAGTTGCAGAATATGCGATTCAAGTGGAAGCGATCGCCCGTAAAAATGGAGCCAGAAATATTACAACTGCGATCGAGCCTGAACAACGCTTGAAACTATGGAAAGGACGAAAAGCAGCTTTTGCGGCAATGGGAAAACTCAGCCCTGATTACTATGTCCAAGATGGCGTGATTCCCAGAACAAAGTTACCTTTTGTGTTAGCAGAAATCGCCGCTTTAGGTGATCTGCATGGCTATAAAGTCGCCAATGTGTTTCACGCGGGTGATGGTAACTTACATCCCTTAATTTTGTATGATAACTCCCAACATGGGGCATTAGAAAAAGTAGAAACCCTAGGTGGCGAAATTCTTAAACTCTGCGTTCGGGTTGGGGGCAGTATTTCGGGAGAGCATGGGATTGGGGCTGACAAAAAATGCTATATGCCAGAGATGTTTAACAAGGCTGATCTTGAAACTATGCAGTGGATTAGGCAAGTCTTTGATCCTAAAAATATCGCCAACCCGGGAAAGGTTTTACCGTCGCCCCGAACCTGTGGTGAAGGAGCTAAACCACTAACTTCTCATTCCCAGTTTCCAGAAATTCCTAGATTTTAG
- a CDS encoding MFS transporter, translated as MLLLNRYQWTVLFAAWLGWGFDIFDGLLFNYVAPNCVPTLLGLTIGSQPAKTATLFWTGILTSVLLVGWAGGGIIFGYIADRIGRSKTLLLTMVLYALGTACCAFAPNIWILMTCRVIASLGIGGEWAAGASMVAEVVPEKSRVAAGALLYTSAPAGLLLATFVNYQIAGVILAGSPEISWRFVFLTGLIPAVIAFVMRLFVKESERWKNTVANTKPPKLVELFNRQNLPLTISGFLMAVTALLTWWSCNAFIPVVATGLARTAAVDQGLSQTATFALVEHWKVIATNSFNLGGFIGTLLTIPAAKYLGRKRMFSTYFILSSAAILMTFGLPLPPEVRLYMYFAIGLTVFGIFGSFTYYLPELFPTRLRATGSGFCYNTGRLIAAIGPFLVGTIASRGENALSSSLQVLFCIGFVPLIGLAFMPWVIETKDRVLADFEPIS; from the coding sequence ATGCTACTTCTAAATCGTTACCAGTGGACTGTGTTGTTTGCTGCATGGCTAGGTTGGGGCTTTGACATTTTCGACGGACTTTTGTTCAACTATGTTGCGCCTAATTGCGTACCGACTTTGTTGGGCTTGACTATTGGCTCACAACCAGCTAAGACAGCCACGCTTTTTTGGACTGGAATTCTGACTTCAGTTCTTTTAGTGGGATGGGCGGGCGGTGGCATAATTTTTGGATATATAGCAGATCGTATTGGCCGCAGTAAAACCTTACTCTTAACCATGGTACTTTATGCTTTAGGAACTGCTTGTTGTGCATTCGCCCCTAATATTTGGATATTGATGACATGTAGAGTGATCGCAAGTTTGGGGATTGGCGGTGAGTGGGCGGCTGGGGCATCAATGGTGGCGGAAGTTGTTCCAGAAAAATCACGAGTAGCCGCTGGTGCCCTTTTATATACATCGGCACCCGCTGGCTTGTTGCTAGCTACCTTCGTAAATTACCAAATTGCAGGAGTTATTCTTGCCGGCAGCCCTGAAATATCTTGGCGTTTTGTATTTTTAACAGGATTAATTCCGGCGGTTATCGCTTTTGTCATGCGCTTATTTGTAAAGGAGTCTGAACGTTGGAAGAATACAGTTGCCAATACCAAGCCCCCTAAGTTGGTCGAACTTTTCAATCGTCAAAATTTACCTTTAACTATCAGTGGTTTTTTAATGGCAGTAACGGCTTTACTGACTTGGTGGAGTTGTAATGCTTTTATCCCAGTGGTTGCTACAGGATTAGCCAGAACGGCTGCGGTCGATCAGGGGTTGAGCCAAACTGCCACTTTTGCCCTAGTCGAGCATTGGAAGGTAATTGCTACCAACAGTTTTAACTTGGGAGGCTTTATCGGTACTCTTCTCACAATTCCTGCTGCTAAATATTTAGGACGGAAGCGCATGTTTAGTACATATTTTATTCTTTCCTCAGCAGCTATTTTAATGACATTTGGTCTGCCACTGCCACCTGAAGTTCGCCTTTATATGTATTTTGCGATCGGCTTAACGGTTTTTGGGATATTTGGGAGCTTTACTTATTATCTACCCGAACTCTTCCCCACAAGGCTAAGAGCAACTGGCTCAGGTTTTTGTTATAACACTGGTAGATTAATAGCAGCTATCGGCCCATTTTTAGTGGGAACGATCGCTTCCCGTGGAGAGAATGCTTTGAGCAGCAGTTTACAAGTTCTTTTTTGCATTGGATTTGTCCCTTTAATCGGTTTGGCTTTTATGCCTTGGGTAATTGAAACTAAGGATCGGGTTCTAGCGGACTTCGAGCCTATTTCCTGA
- a CDS encoding transposase — MLNPYSSSLTDKEWEIIEPLLPKKKQTRPPTWTKRQILDGILYQLKNGCNWRDMPRDLPAFSTVYRYYKEWKDTDTFTAIMEALHSTAREQSKKIKMDNFNHH; from the coding sequence ATGCTAAATCCATACTCAAGTAGCCTAACAGATAAAGAATGGGAAATTATAGAACCATTGCTCCCAAAGAAAAAGCAAACTAGACCGCCAACTTGGACAAAAAGACAAATTTTAGACGGCATACTCTACCAACTCAAAAACGGTTGTAATTGGCGAGATATGCCCCGAGACTTACCAGCATTCTCTACAGTCTATCGATACTACAAGGAGTGGAAAGATACAGATACATTTACTGCGATTATGGAAGCTTTGCATTCAACAGCCCGTGAACAGTCAAAAAAAATCAAAATGGACAACTTTAATCATCATTGA
- a CDS encoding AarF/ABC1/UbiB kinase family protein, whose translation MLTTAQPNSKKLLRWQKVKHTSFSRQRDIFGAAFTFIFFLWWDGRSPSSEIKLKRAKWLVRKMLDLGPTFIKVGQSLSTRIDLFPPEYVQAFSELQDKVPAFDSRDAIAILEIELGKSLYSVYRDFSLEPIAAASLGQVHRGVLHTGEEVVIKVQRPKLRELFDLDRVVCAQLLKVLRRYFKWMKQYDLEGIFAEFFTILYQEIDYRQEGKNADRFRANFANNPEVVVPRVYWEYSSAKVLTLEFVPGIKVNDLPALAANNIDPKAITEIGIRCYLKQFLQDGFFHADPHPGNLAVTSGGSLVFYDYGMMSEVVTIDREQMVKSFLAILRKDANSLVDTLTAMGLIEKVGDMTAIKRMMKFVLERFTDKPVDIKEFGEIKSELYIIFEKQPFRLPPKMTYLLKSLSTLAGVALILDPEYNFKSAAQPFIKSLIVNQGGGMLGAIARQTQEFISAKINQPRGTEIVLRRLEERLDQGELRVQVTSIETDRALKQIKLGVKSLIYACIGGFMLLSGTILLLGNFANWAIVTFAIAAWNFIYLWRTLGQLSFREKLDEFVEK comes from the coding sequence ATGCTTACAACTGCTCAACCCAACTCCAAAAAACTGCTGCGTTGGCAGAAAGTCAAACATACTTCCTTTAGCCGTCAGAGAGATATATTTGGGGCGGCATTTACGTTTATTTTTTTTCTGTGGTGGGATGGGCGATCGCCAAGTTCGGAAATTAAGCTCAAACGGGCGAAGTGGCTAGTACGAAAAATGCTGGATTTAGGTCCCACTTTTATTAAGGTCGGTCAGTCGCTTTCGACAAGAATAGATTTATTTCCCCCTGAATATGTGCAGGCATTCTCCGAGTTGCAAGATAAAGTTCCTGCCTTTGATAGTCGGGATGCGATCGCTATTCTGGAAATCGAATTGGGTAAATCCCTCTATAGTGTTTATCGAGACTTTAGCCTAGAACCGATCGCCGCCGCTAGTCTCGGACAGGTACATAGGGGAGTGCTGCATACGGGGGAAGAAGTCGTGATCAAAGTGCAGCGTCCCAAATTAAGAGAACTATTTGATTTAGATCGAGTGGTGTGTGCTCAATTACTTAAAGTACTGCGTCGTTATTTTAAGTGGATGAAGCAATACGATTTGGAAGGAATTTTTGCTGAGTTTTTTACCATTCTTTACCAAGAAATTGACTACCGCCAAGAAGGGAAGAATGCCGATCGCTTTCGTGCTAATTTTGCCAATAACCCTGAAGTAGTTGTCCCCAGAGTCTATTGGGAATATTCCTCCGCTAAAGTTTTAACCCTAGAATTTGTGCCGGGGATTAAGGTTAATGATCTGCCCGCCCTTGCTGCCAATAATATCGATCCCAAAGCGATCACAGAAATTGGGATTCGTTGCTATCTGAAACAATTTTTACAAGATGGATTTTTCCATGCTGATCCCCATCCGGGCAACTTAGCTGTAACTAGCGGTGGCAGTTTAGTATTTTACGACTATGGCATGATGTCCGAGGTTGTTACCATTGATCGAGAACAGATGGTCAAAAGCTTTTTAGCAATACTGCGCAAAGATGCCAATAGCCTTGTGGATACCCTAACTGCTATGGGCTTAATCGAAAAAGTTGGTGACATGACTGCAATTAAGCGCATGATGAAATTTGTGCTAGAACGATTTACGGATAAGCCAGTTGATATTAAAGAGTTTGGGGAGATTAAGAGCGAACTATATATAATTTTTGAAAAGCAGCCATTTCGTTTACCTCCCAAGATGACATACCTCTTAAAATCCTTGTCAACGTTGGCAGGAGTGGCATTAATTCTTGATCCTGAATACAACTTCAAATCCGCAGCCCAGCCTTTTATTAAAAGCTTAATTGTCAACCAAGGCGGTGGGATGCTAGGGGCGATCGCTCGCCAAACTCAAGAATTTATCAGTGCCAAAATTAATCAACCTCGTGGGACAGAAATTGTCCTCCGCCGTCTGGAGGAGCGTTTAGATCAGGGTGAGTTAAGAGTTCAAGTCACATCCATCGAAACCGATCGCGCGCTTAAGCAAATTAAATTGGGAGTAAAAAGCCTAATTTATGCCTGTATTGGTGGGTTTATGTTGTTATCAGGGACAATTTTATTACTGGGGAATTTTGCGAATTGGGCTATAGTTACCTTTGCGATCGCCGCTTGGAATTTTATCTATCTATGGCGTACCCTTGGTCAACTGTCATTTAGAGAAAAACTAGATGAGTTTGTGGAAAAGTAA
- a CDS encoding DUF4335 domain-containing protein translates to MSKVVYSYESTTSNLRVWAVRSPLSTWTNTTIINKLNFQIILNRPKPEVIKGNLRQLENLIESLVNYVDNWLNSPLHSPLEPLEPLEIYELKLFHRCHIPNLRQFSGLEFSTLELFDLISNLELLTSEVQMSPTLDLVVQPISPIWLKVVIVAIATVGISSSIRFLEPKSPQYVISSSPDIKSLPQSPRPSNSNNSLQAKKQPEDDKSVIKLESKVESPIEPKLKPKFNSQLIPQDRLGNLSLSPSSKGLDTSALPIQPQTNSEIKPQVKNNPKQEPQPLVANPLTTKSSETLPSAPKPDPSITIGATREPRADRVNTLDQAKSVPNGQNFNRSLSSTELTRELPQETGKLAGATSAIKDQNSNPNGNQKATPKIKIEVLKITGSPSDLQIYKQKLETLSNLSNLNSLNSSQVASEINIQVRWQNRQITEINVVPENMELTEFVRRSLLETFTDQDGSIDISLKIINP, encoded by the coding sequence ATGTCTAAAGTAGTTTACAGCTATGAATCTACTACCTCTAATCTAAGGGTTTGGGCTGTGCGATCGCCCCTATCAACTTGGACAAACACAACTATTATTAATAAACTCAATTTTCAAATTATCTTAAACCGCCCTAAACCTGAAGTGATCAAAGGCAATCTCAGGCAGTTGGAGAATTTAATTGAGAGTCTAGTAAACTATGTGGATAACTGGTTAAATTCGCCTTTGCATTCGCCCTTAGAGCCTTTAGAGCCTTTAGAGATATATGAGCTTAAGCTATTTCATCGTTGCCACATCCCAAATTTACGGCAATTCAGTGGACTAGAATTTAGCACCCTAGAATTATTTGATCTAATTTCAAATCTAGAGTTACTAACCAGTGAGGTGCAAATGTCCCCAACTCTCGATTTAGTCGTTCAGCCGATTAGTCCAATTTGGTTAAAAGTTGTCATAGTGGCGATCGCCACCGTAGGTATTAGTTCAAGTATTAGATTCTTAGAGCCTAAATCACCCCAGTATGTAATTAGTTCTAGCCCAGACATAAAATCCTTACCTCAATCCCCACGACCTAGTAATTCTAATAATTCACTCCAGGCAAAGAAACAACCTGAAGATGATAAGTCCGTTATCAAGTTGGAGTCTAAAGTAGAATCCCCAATAGAGCCAAAATTAAAACCAAAATTTAACTCACAACTAATACCCCAAGACCGTTTAGGTAACTTATCACTTTCTCCTAGCAGTAAGGGATTAGATACCTCAGCATTACCAATCCAGCCCCAAACTAACTCAGAAATAAAACCACAGGTAAAAAATAACCCCAAACAAGAGCCTCAGCCATTAGTTGCTAATCCGCTAACTACTAAATCCTCTGAAACTTTGCCATCTGCACCAAAACCAGACCCATCTATCACCATCGGCGCAACGAGGGAACCCAGAGCAGATCGAGTCAATACCCTAGATCAAGCTAAATCAGTCCCCAATGGGCAAAACTTTAACCGATCTTTATCAAGTACAGAATTAACCAGAGAATTACCCCAAGAAACTGGAAAGTTAGCAGGAGCTACTTCAGCAATTAAAGATCAAAACTCCAATCCAAACGGAAATCAAAAGGCAACCCCCAAAATAAAAATAGAAGTTCTTAAAATCACTGGTTCTCCCTCTGACCTGCAAATCTATAAACAAAAATTGGAGACTCTAAGTAATCTAAGTAATCTAAATAGCCTCAATTCTTCTCAAGTAGCATCCGAGATCAATATCCAAGTGCGCTGGCAAAATCGCCAAATTACCGAGATCAATGTAGTTCCCGAAAATATGGAATTAACTGAATTTGTAAGGCGATCACTCCTAGAGACTTTTACCGATCAAGATGGTAGTATCGACATCAGCCTCAAAATTATCAATCCTTGA
- a CDS encoding ATP-binding protein gives MSKSLSRQLLGGFGISLILVGMTTLWINYRNVQGDLEIQGQKRAQSIARSLEFATEGLLEYGNLDILERMTQNFGTLPTVLEVAIVDPDGKTIAHNEYFDEPLPYAAMHPDLAAAIDQAKNSGMEITQRTKIHDRIALVHMVPFASHIFKKQGKRGLSVIAIDLYQSQQDAWQIFLTSTVTMLIGTITILGFMVILLQKSVLQPLKRLNDAISRSHQTGEIDLPQALPNHEIGFLAQTLITAIAQLRDYENLKHEELTAINTELENLSVSLEQKVAERTQELSLANEQLEQAKEEALTASQAKTAFFTNMSHELRTPLNAVLGFTQLMLYDHTTPPDIREQVNTIYRSAEHLLALINSVLEISRIEAGKETLNCQGFDLQDLLKSVRELLEHRAKEKGLTLIFELAPDLELTLYSDEMKLKQILINLLNNAIKFTTAGHITLRVSKYDRQYNQQDQQQETYLYFEVEDTGIGIESENLHRVFEGFFQSQGNGGRSQEGTGLGLAISKSFVNLMGGDLKVTSTVGKGSTFSFYIQTQPWDKCTPVQSLEQNLPANTLPQPLSPNSLRILLAEDNIVNQKVMLKMLSYLGYIADVVENGVEVLEALHHRHYDLIFMDIQMPVMDGLTATHEIFAQWSPPDRPMIIALTANAMQEDREVCLAAGMAEYLTKPIKISLLQEILSKVSVSN, from the coding sequence ATGAGTAAAAGTCTATCCCGACAGTTACTAGGTGGGTTTGGCATATCACTTATTCTGGTTGGTATGACAACCCTATGGATTAACTATCGCAATGTCCAAGGAGATTTAGAAATACAAGGGCAGAAAAGGGCACAATCGATCGCCCGCAGCTTGGAGTTTGCCACGGAAGGACTATTGGAATATGGAAATCTCGACATTTTAGAACGGATGACCCAAAATTTTGGTACCTTACCCACGGTACTAGAAGTAGCAATTGTTGATCCTGATGGAAAAACCATCGCCCACAATGAATATTTTGATGAGCCTCTGCCCTATGCTGCCATGCACCCAGATTTAGCTGCAGCAATTGATCAGGCAAAGAATAGTGGTATGGAAATTACCCAGAGGACTAAAATCCATGACCGCATTGCTCTTGTCCACATGGTACCTTTTGCCAGTCACATATTTAAAAAGCAAGGTAAACGTGGCTTATCTGTCATTGCGATCGATCTTTATCAAAGTCAACAGGACGCTTGGCAAATTTTTCTAACCTCAACCGTCACCATGTTAATTGGTACTATTACTATTCTTGGTTTCATGGTGATCCTGTTGCAAAAATCGGTGTTACAGCCGCTCAAACGTCTAAATGATGCGATCTCCCGCAGCCATCAAACAGGGGAAATTGACTTACCTCAAGCCTTACCTAATCATGAAATTGGCTTTTTGGCGCAAACTCTGATTACAGCGATCGCTCAATTACGGGACTATGAGAATTTAAAGCATGAAGAATTAACAGCTATTAATACTGAACTGGAAAACCTCAGTGTATCCCTCGAACAAAAAGTAGCGGAGCGCACCCAAGAACTCAGTCTTGCTAATGAACAATTGGAACAGGCAAAGGAAGAAGCACTGACAGCAAGTCAAGCTAAAACGGCATTTTTTACCAACATGAGTCACGAACTCAGAACTCCATTAAATGCGGTTCTAGGGTTTACCCAACTTATGCTCTACGATCACACCACGCCTCCAGATATCCGTGAACAGGTCAACACAATCTATCGCAGTGCTGAACACCTCCTTGCCCTAATCAATAGTGTTCTGGAAATATCAAGAATTGAAGCAGGTAAGGAAACTCTAAATTGTCAAGGTTTTGATCTTCAAGATTTATTAAAAAGTGTCAGGGAATTGTTGGAACATCGAGCCAAGGAAAAGGGACTGACTTTAATATTTGAACTAGCTCCCGATCTGGAGCTAACTCTTTACAGCGATGAGATGAAACTAAAGCAGATATTAATTAATCTCCTCAATAATGCCATCAAGTTCACCACCGCAGGACACATAACCTTGCGGGTTTCTAAATACGATCGCCAATATAATCAACAAGATCAGCAACAAGAAACCTATCTATATTTTGAAGTTGAAGATACGGGTATAGGTATTGAATCTGAGAATTTACATAGAGTCTTTGAGGGATTTTTCCAATCTCAGGGTAATGGCGGGCGATCGCAGGAAGGAACAGGATTAGGATTAGCCATCAGTAAAAGCTTTGTTAATTTGATGGGTGGTGATCTTAAAGTTACCAGTACGGTAGGTAAAGGCTCAACCTTCTCGTTCTATATCCAGACACAACCTTGGGATAAATGTACGCCAGTACAATCCTTAGAACAGAACCTACCAGCTAACACCTTACCTCAACCTTTAAGCCCCAACTCTTTAAGGATTTTGTTGGCTGAAGATAATATCGTCAATCAAAAGGTAATGCTTAAAATGCTGTCTTACCTAGGATATATTGCTGATGTGGTAGAGAACGGGGTAGAGGTATTAGAAGCTCTGCACCATAGGCACTATGATCTGATATTCATGGATATACAGATGCCAGTTATGGATGGACTAACCGCTACACATGAAATTTTTGCTCAATGGTCTCCACCTGATCGCCCAATGATTATTGCCCTTACCGCTAATGCTATGCAGGAAGATCGAGAAGTTTGTCTAGCCGCAGGGATGGCTGAATATTTAACCAAACCGATCAAAATTAGCCTATTACAAGAGATTTTATCTAAAGTTTCCGTTAGTAATTAA
- a CDS encoding ABC transporter substrate-binding protein — protein MLRLNLISLWQRIPKVIAWRANLRSHLLGLFVISLSLSCLAGSCDQLPNRQVLSIGINNWVGYSIALYARSSGIFARRGLEVKLVHFNNQQDNIRATMRGSQDASFVPLWEVMQVDPANDKPVFIMVTDISAGSDGIVARQGFNSVKGLKGGRIGAKLGTVAHLILLEALKSHNLKPEDVTIQDVSNERSSNLLEQGLLDAAVMWEPNLSKTAKDIDGKVIFTTKDVDSLVIDGLATRSTVLKDNQDWLSRFILAWFDTIHAVETNPDQVFEAIAREIKQTKAIVARDYSGLIKGDIAMNRRMFIPNGRLREATAESAKLLRADQRHGRIIRDDVEINSEFVLKAINDWQP, from the coding sequence ATGCTCAGACTTAACCTCATCTCTCTTTGGCAAAGGATTCCCAAGGTGATTGCTTGGAGGGCAAACCTGCGATCGCATTTATTAGGATTATTTGTAATCAGTCTTAGTCTTAGTTGTTTAGCAGGCAGTTGTGATCAGTTACCAAATCGTCAGGTTCTGAGCATAGGTATTAATAACTGGGTGGGATACTCCATTGCCCTATATGCTCGTTCCTCAGGTATTTTTGCCAGGCGAGGACTAGAAGTTAAGTTAGTTCATTTTAACAATCAACAGGATAATATTCGTGCCACAATGCGGGGTTCGCAGGATGCCAGTTTTGTACCGCTTTGGGAAGTAATGCAGGTTGATCCCGCCAATGATAAACCAGTATTTATAATGGTTACAGACATTTCTGCTGGTTCCGATGGCATTGTGGCTAGGCAGGGTTTTAACTCCGTAAAGGGATTAAAAGGTGGACGCATTGGCGCAAAGCTCGGTACCGTTGCCCATTTAATTTTATTAGAGGCTCTAAAGTCCCATAATCTCAAACCAGAGGATGTCACAATCCAAGATGTCTCCAACGAAAGAAGTAGTAACCTACTCGAACAGGGACTTCTTGATGCGGCAGTAATGTGGGAACCAAATTTAAGTAAAACGGCTAAGGACATTGACGGCAAGGTTATTTTTACCACCAAGGATGTGGATAGTTTGGTAATTGATGGTTTAGCAACCCGATCTACTGTACTTAAGGATAATCAAGATTGGTTGTCTCGGTTTATTTTGGCGTGGTTTGATACTATTCATGCCGTAGAAACTAATCCTGATCAAGTATTTGAGGCGATCGCTAGGGAAATCAAACAAACTAAGGCAATAGTTGCTAGGGACTATAGTGGTTTAATTAAAGGTGACATTGCCATGAATCGACGGATGTTTATACCTAATGGGCGTTTGCGTGAAGCAACGGCAGAATCCGCCAAACTGTTACGCGCCGATCAGCGCCATGGGCGAATTATCAGAGATGATGTGGAAATTAATTCTGAATTTGTCCTTAAAGCTATTAATGATTGGCAGCCATGA